The region CCTATTGCCGGAGACTGATTGCCGGGAGTCCACATCAAAGCCACCGAAAGGCGGAGCCTTTCGAGGCCTCGTCGGAGCAAGCTCCGACGGTGGCCCCACCCTCAAAGACCGAGGCGCGTATGCGCCGAGGGAGTAGGGTGGGGTAGTTTACTTGTACTCCCGCCAGGTGTATCCGCACTCCTTACACCGCAGGAATCGGGTCGGCGGTTCGTCTGCGGCGCCGGTCTGTTTGATGTTGTACCACGCCTCGCCGTGGCCACACTCCTCGCAGGTCACATCTGAGGCGGTGGGTTTCCCCTCGTACTCTGCGGTCTCGTCGGATACGATGAGACCGGCGTCGTCCTGCTCGGTCGTCGAGACGAACGCCTCCTCGGCATCGGCGTCGCGGGGTTGGCTGGCGTCGCAGTCGGTACAGACCATCCGGTCTCCCTCGGCGACCATCATGGCGCCGCAGTCGTCACAGAACTGCATACGTCCGCGAGCGCAGCCGGCGGTTTAGGGCTGTTCGTCCTCGACGAGAGACTGCAGTTCCTCCTCGTCGGCTTTGACTTTCGGGCAGTTCCGAACTCGAAACTGCTCGCTATCGACCAGTTCGACGATTTCAGTCCCCTCGTTGGTGCAGGCCACCGTCGGCGGTTGCGTGAAGAACTCACAGCGCTGGCAGTACTCCCGCTTGTCGATGACGTGCTCGTTCGGCTTCCTGGTGGGTTCGGCGGCTGTCGCTGGCTCCTCCGTCTCGCCCAGACCTTCCTCGGGCGGGTTGCCCTCCTCGACGACGGCGTCCCAAACTGCTTCGGCATCCACCTCTCCCACGTCGACTTCCTCGAACAGCTCCGAACGTTCGGCCTCGCTACTCGCGCTGGCCTCCGCAGCAAGCTCCGAGAGCGGGGCGTCCGGGTCCACCTCGTCGCTCTCGCCCGCCCCGTGAGGCTCGGCTTCCGCTGCGTTCCGAGCCTCGAGCCGGTCGCGGAGCGAAGAAAGAGGGGTCCGCTCCTCCTCGGGGATGGGCTCATCTTCGACAGTGATCTCCTCCGGCAGTTCCTCCTCGATGGGTTTCTCGTCGCGCTCGACCGGCTCCTCGCCGTCGTGTTCCTCACTCATCGTCCTCGAATAGCTCCTTGGGTTCTTCGGGCTCGAACGACTCGCCGGTAATCGCGGGCTGGTCACCAACCGTAATCGTGGCCGACCGCAGGAAGCGCCCACCCGGCTCGACGCCCGAGAGCGCCTGCTGGCAGTGTGGACAGCGTGGCGCGGTCAACAGCCCCAGTTCGATGGTTCGGCCACATGACTCGCAGTTCCCCGCCCGAACGCCCTGCGTGAGGGCGTCGGCCTGAAGCTCCTCGACCGCCGCCCGGCGCGCGTTCGCGCTCTCGAGTTCGACCGCGCGCTTGCGCAGGTCGACCACCGCACCCGCGAGCGTGTCGAGTTTCCCGTCAATCTCGTCGGCCCGGTCAGTCAGCGACGTGAGGATGGTCTCGTAGTTCTTGAAGCCGCCGTCGACGCGTTCGGCGAGTGCGCCGAGGTCGTCCTCGAGCGTAGAAACCGACGCCGAGAGCTCGGTCAGTTCGTCGTCGACATTCGCGACGGTTTCCGTCAGCTCCGGGTGGTCGTGGTCGGGGTCGGCTTTCCCATTCGCGGTCTTGAGCACCTGAATCACCCGCTCGCGAACGTCCTCGATGCGCTTGTCGGTCTCGGTGTCGAGTTCCACGACCCGCTCTCGAAGCGTCTCGATTCGTTCGTCGAGCGTCGGGGCGGCGTCCTCCGAGAGCGCTTCGTTCTCGTCCGAGAGCAGGCGGTAGGTGGCGACAGCCCGTGCCAGTAGCTCCTCGCGGTCATGCCCAGTGGACCCAGCCTGGTCCTCCAGCCACGTATCGAGTTCATCAGGCAGCGCTGGAGCCTGCTCCTCAGCCATTAGTGGCTGTTGAATGGGAGGCTATAAGAATCACGTGCCAATGAAATCTCAGCAGTCACTCCGACAACCGCCGTTTACCGGATCTTCCGCACGTCACTGATATCGAAGCCGCCTTCGTGAATCTCAGTCTCGAAGCGAACAATGTTCTCCTCTTCGAGTTGTGAGAGTACGCCGCGGAACTGCCGGACAATCATCGTCCGTGCGCGCTGGGAGCCGCCCGATTCCCACGTGAACTCGAAGGTCCCCTCCGAGGCGTCCATCAGCTGGCCGTACTCGGTGTCGGTCAGTATGTCAGTGTTGACCAACAGGAGGATGAGCCCGTCCCATGAGTGAGAGGCCTTCGTCAGCCCCTTCAGCAGGGTCGTCACGTCGCTCCACTCGATGTCCCCCCCCATCGCGCCGACGATGTCGGAGATGGAGTCGATAACGACGAGGTTGCCCGCGGCGTGCTTGCTGAGGTAATCCCCGAGCGCGCTGAGGACGTCGTCGGTCCCTTGGCGTTTACCGAGGTCCTCAATCGTCGAGGCCTGGCCTATATACCACTCGCGGGGGATGGATGAGAGCTGGAAATACTCGGGGGAGAAATCTCGGAACTGTATCTCGTCGCTGACCACGTCGACGACCGCCTCGTCCATCGTGTAGCCCATCTCGCGGGCGATTTCCGTCTGGTCGGCGGTGAACGAGAGATAGTGGACCGACGGCGGCGTCTCGGCGTTGGCCGGCAGGTCACCGTAGTAGAGATCGAAGAGGTCGGCGTCGGCGTCGTAGAGCGCGTTCATCGCGGCTGCGGTCTGGGCGAAATCCCGAGCGGCCGCGCCGGATTCCCCGGCGAGGAGCAGCGTGCTCCCCGGTGGGGCCCCACCCTGGAGGATGCTGTCGATGCGTGCGACGCCGAACGGTAACCGCTGCATACTCTGCGTGGGGGGCGCCGGCGACATAAAGCGTTCCTGTCCCTACCGTTCGATAGTGGCGCCATGATTCCACCCGGAGACCACCAGCACCTCGCCCTCGACGGCTGCCGCGTCCAGTGCGGCCGCACCCGCCTCACGAGCTGCCTCGACGTGGGCCGCGTCAGTGACTCCGTACACCGCCGGCCCCCACGAGGACTGACCCGCGCCGTAGATTGCTGCGGACCCAGTCAGTGACTCCACGATGGCCCCAACCGGCGGGCGGTAGATGCCACCCTGTTCACCAGCGTACCAACTCCCGTTGAGCCGACCGACCGCCTCCACCGCCGCACCGAACCGCGCCGCATCGCCGTCCGCGACTGCCGGCAGCACACGACGGAGGACGATACCGGCGACTCTATCGGCGAGTTCGGGGTCCGCGTCGGTCACCGCCCGGCGCATCGCCGCGTCTTCGTCGTTACCGCTGCGCCCTGGTGGCGCATCTGGGACAACGACGAGAAAGCGCCAGCCCTCGGGGATGGGGTGGCGCGCAGCGACGCTCGGTACCTCCCACTCT is a window of halophilic archaeon DL31 DNA encoding:
- a CDS encoding transcription termination factor Tfs (TIGRFAM: DNA-directed RNA polymerase, subunit M, archaeal~PFAM: Zinc finger, TFIIS-type; DNA-directed RNA polymerase, M/15kDa subunit~KEGG: hma:rrnAC0313 DNA-directed RNA-polymerase subunit M~SMART: Zinc finger, TFIIS-type; DNA-directed RNA polymerase, M/15kDa subunit) yields the protein MQFCDDCGAMMVAEGDRMVCTDCDASQPRDADAEEAFVSTTEQDDAGLIVSDETAEYEGKPTASDVTCEECGHGEAWYNIKQTGAADEPPTRFLRCKECGYTWREYK
- a CDS encoding hypothetical protein (KEGG: hvo:HVO_2631 hypothetical protein), whose translation is MSEEHDGEEPVERDEKPIEEELPEEITVEDEPIPEEERTPLSSLRDRLEARNAAEAEPHGAGESDEVDPDAPLSELAAEASASSEAERSELFEEVDVGEVDAEAVWDAVVEEGNPPEEGLGETEEPATAAEPTRKPNEHVIDKREYCQRCEFFTQPPTVACTNEGTEIVELVDSEQFRVRNCPKVKADEEELQSLVEDEQP
- a CDS encoding ribbon-helix-helix protein, CopG family (KEGG: hbo:Hbor_09450 ribbon-helix-helix protein, CopG family), which gives rise to MAEEQAPALPDELDTWLEDQAGSTGHDREELLARAVATYRLLSDENEALSEDAAPTLDERIETLRERVVELDTETDKRIEDVRERVIQVLKTANGKADPDHDHPELTETVANVDDELTELSASVSTLEDDLGALAERVDGGFKNYETILTSLTDRADEIDGKLDTLAGAVVDLRKRAVELESANARRAAVEELQADALTQGVRAGNCESCGRTIELGLLTAPRCPHCQQALSGVEPGGRFLRSATITVGDQPAITGESFEPEEPKELFEDDE
- a CDS encoding hypothetical protein (KEGG: hla:Hlac_2039 hypothetical protein); protein product: MQRLPFGVARIDSILQGGAPPGSTLLLAGESGAAARDFAQTAAAMNALYDADADLFDLYYGDLPANAETPPSVHYLSFTADQTEIAREMGYTMDEAVVDVVSDEIQFRDFSPEYFQLSSIPREWYIGQASTIEDLGKRQGTDDVLSALGDYLSKHAAGNLVVIDSISDIVGAMGGDIEWSDVTTLLKGLTKASHSWDGLILLLVNTDILTDTEYGQLMDASEGTFEFTWESGGSQRARTMIVRQFRGVLSQLEEENIVRFETEIHEGGFDISDVRKIR
- a CDS encoding beta-ribofuranosylaminobenzene 5'-phosphate synthase family (KEGG: hbo:Hbor_09470 beta-rfap synthase~TIGRFAM: GHMP kinase group 1~PFAM: GHMP kinase; GHMP kinase, C-terminal), whose protein sequence is MVHVETTARLHFGFGNLSLAHDRLYGGLGVGLAEPRLVVDAEPAETVRCGDPEARAYTQRACDLLDLPGAAVTVEQSLPRHAGLGSGTQLALAVLAAVARAHDRAPGVRERAPALGRGGRSGIGVASFEKGGFVLDSGHPTALFTAEAPAVGEWEVPSVAARHPIPEGWRFLVVVPDAPPGRSGNDEDAAMRRAVTDADPELADRVAGIVLRRVLPAVADGDAARFGAAVEAVGRLNGSWYAGEQGGIYRPPVGAIVESLTGSAAIYGAGQSSWGPAVYGVTDAAHVEAAREAGAAALDAAAVEGEVLVVSGWNHGATIER